In Variovorax paradoxus, a single genomic region encodes these proteins:
- a CDS encoding HupE/UreJ family protein: MQRLERAALAALAMLMLLALLFGAAPAHAHKASDAYLQLKRTGDTIDLRWDIALRDLDAMLDLDSNADRKLSWGEVRTRLADIRAYALARLRLQQGQCVLAEAQAPAVEDRIDGAYLVLRLQAPCKAGAALDIDYRLFREVDPTHRGLLRMEAEGGAQPTVRSLDPSAGPVSVPWPGSDVAASADAARQADGSFFRDGIHHILIGYDHILFLICLLLPAVLRRREGGWEPVLGWREAVWPMLGIVTMFTIAHSITLALAGLKIVTISPRIIEPGIAITIMLAAIDNIHPVLRGRRKLFSFLFGLIHGFGFAGALAELDLPLRDFVIALLQFNLGVEAGQLMVVAVVLVALLALRNWQRYPPLVLRGGSALAVLLAAIWLGERVFDIKVLPFS; the protein is encoded by the coding sequence ATGCAACGCCTTGAACGCGCCGCCCTGGCCGCGCTCGCCATGCTGATGCTGCTCGCGCTGCTCTTCGGCGCGGCGCCGGCCCACGCCCACAAGGCAAGCGACGCCTACCTGCAATTGAAACGCACCGGCGACACGATCGACCTGCGCTGGGACATCGCGCTGCGCGACCTCGACGCGATGCTCGACCTGGACAGCAACGCCGACCGCAAGCTCAGCTGGGGCGAGGTGCGCACGCGCCTTGCGGACATCCGCGCCTATGCGCTGGCACGCCTTCGCCTGCAGCAGGGCCAGTGCGTGCTGGCAGAGGCGCAGGCGCCGGCCGTCGAAGACCGCATCGACGGCGCCTACCTCGTGCTGCGGCTGCAGGCGCCATGCAAGGCGGGCGCTGCGCTGGACATCGACTACCGCCTGTTCCGCGAAGTCGACCCCACGCACCGCGGCCTGCTGCGCATGGAGGCGGAAGGCGGCGCGCAGCCCACGGTGCGCTCGCTCGATCCGTCGGCCGGGCCGGTGTCGGTGCCCTGGCCGGGGAGCGACGTCGCAGCAAGCGCCGATGCGGCAAGGCAGGCCGACGGCAGCTTCTTTCGCGACGGCATCCACCACATCCTCATCGGCTACGACCACATCCTGTTCCTGATCTGCCTGCTGCTGCCCGCCGTGCTGCGCCGGCGCGAAGGCGGCTGGGAGCCGGTGCTCGGATGGCGCGAAGCGGTGTGGCCGATGCTGGGCATCGTCACCATGTTCACCATCGCGCACTCGATCACGCTGGCGCTGGCGGGGCTGAAGATCGTGACCATCTCGCCGCGCATCATCGAGCCCGGCATCGCGATCACCATCATGCTGGCCGCCATCGACAACATCCACCCGGTGCTGCGCGGGCGCCGCAAGCTCTTCAGCTTCCTGTTCGGGCTGATCCACGGCTTCGGCTTCGCGGGCGCGCTGGCCGAGCTCGACCTGCCGCTGCGCGACTTCGTGATCGCGCTGCTGCAGTTCAACCTGGGCGTGGAGGCCGGCCAGCTGATGGTCGTGGCCGTGGTGCTCGTCGCGCTGCTGGCGCTGCGCAACTGGCAGCGCTACCCGCCGCTGGTGCTGCGCGGCGGCTCGGCGCTGGCGGTGCTGCTGGCGGCCATCTGGCTCGGCGAGCGGGTGTTCGACATCAAGGTGCTCCCTTTCTCCTGA
- a CDS encoding DUF4331 domain-containing protein, translating to MRLSKTPVQACVFALSAVAAVGAFASSHREAPSIAGMPKLDGTDFYMFRSYEPNRQDFVTLIANYQPDQGPYGGPNYYTMDPNGLYEIHIDNTGSAMEALTFQFRFTNTLRDIQLPISGKQVSIPLVQAGQISAPNQATSNLRETFTLTIVRGDRRKGQAYAITNAANGNSVFDRPTDNIGEKTFGGPNGYAAYAAQQIYNINIPGCAAGGRVFAGQRQDPFAVALGQVFDLINLNPLGSTSAYGAGTLATRNVSTLALEVPTSCLTAGGTGPIIGGWTTASARQGRLIASPPKSGHGTTTLNGGAWAQVSRLGMPLVNEVVIGLRDKDTFNSSKPMDDGQFATYVTNPTLPALIQTLYPSAPAPTNFPRTDLVAAFLTGIDGLNKPANVKASEMLRLNTSIAPTAMANQSNLGVAGGDNAGFPNGRRPGDDVVDIELRVAMGALCVLTGANDTLKVGCKPSDAPAGGAAITDGALQSPSQFPAAFPYLNTPLPGAVNAAAAP from the coding sequence ATGAGACTGTCCAAAACGCCTGTTCAGGCCTGTGTTTTCGCGCTCAGTGCGGTCGCCGCCGTCGGCGCATTCGCCTCCAGCCACCGCGAGGCGCCCTCGATCGCGGGGATGCCCAAGCTGGACGGCACCGACTTCTACATGTTCCGCAGCTACGAGCCCAACCGCCAGGACTTCGTGACGCTGATCGCCAACTACCAGCCCGACCAGGGCCCGTACGGCGGCCCCAACTACTACACGATGGACCCGAACGGTCTGTACGAGATCCACATCGACAACACCGGCAGCGCCATGGAAGCGCTGACCTTCCAGTTCCGCTTCACCAACACGCTGCGCGACATCCAGCTGCCGATCTCGGGCAAGCAGGTCTCGATCCCGCTGGTGCAGGCCGGCCAGATCTCCGCGCCCAACCAGGCCACGAGCAATCTGCGCGAGACGTTCACGCTGACCATCGTGCGCGGCGACCGCCGCAAGGGCCAGGCCTATGCCATCACCAACGCCGCCAACGGCAACAGCGTGTTCGACCGGCCGACCGACAACATCGGCGAGAAGACCTTCGGCGGCCCGAACGGCTATGCCGCCTACGCCGCCCAGCAGATCTACAACATCAACATCCCGGGCTGCGCCGCGGGTGGCCGCGTGTTCGCGGGCCAGCGCCAGGACCCGTTCGCGGTCGCGCTGGGCCAGGTGTTCGACCTGATCAACCTCAACCCGCTCGGCTCGACCAGCGCCTACGGCGCCGGCACGCTGGCCACGCGCAACGTCAGCACGCTGGCGCTCGAGGTGCCGACATCGTGCCTCACCGCGGGCGGCACCGGTCCGATCATCGGCGGCTGGACGACGGCCAGCGCGCGCCAGGGCCGGTTGATCGCCAGCCCGCCCAAGAGCGGCCACGGCACCACCACGCTCAACGGCGGCGCCTGGGCCCAGGTCTCGCGCCTGGGCATGCCGCTGGTCAACGAAGTGGTCATCGGCCTGAGGGACAAGGACACCTTCAACAGCTCCAAGCCGATGGACGACGGCCAGTTCGCCACCTACGTGACCAACCCGACGCTGCCGGCGCTGATCCAGACGCTGTACCCCAGCGCGCCGGCGCCGACGAACTTCCCGCGCACCGACCTGGTGGCGGCCTTCCTGACGGGCATCGACGGGCTGAACAAGCCCGCCAACGTCAAGGCCTCGGAAATGCTACGGCTGAACACCAGCATCGCTCCCACCGCGATGGCGAACCAGAGCAACCTCGGCGTGGCCGGCGGCGACAACGCGGGCTTCCCGAACGGGCGCCGCCCGGGCGACGACGTGGTGGACATCGAGCTGCGCGTGGCCATGGGCGCGCTGTGCGTGCTGACGGGCGCCAACGACACGCTCAAGGTCGGCTGCAAGCCCAGCGATGCACCGGCGGGCGGCGCGGCCATCACCGATGGCGCGCTGCAGAGCCCCTCGCAGTTCCCGGCCGCGTTCCCGTACCTGAACACCCCCCTGCCCGGCGCCGTCAACGCCGCGGCGGCACCGTGA
- a CDS encoding urease accessory protein UreD: MPWHARLHLAYTQEAARTVARFRHDGPLRILQSLYPEGDTVCHNVLVHPPGGLVGGDTLDIDIEAAGGSHGLITTPGASRFYRSEGELALQRTRIRLAAGARLEWLPLEAICYSGCRAENRLNIEVAPGAELIGWDVSALGLPNASQPFERGTYLQHIEVPGVWLERGRIDAADHRLLQSPLGLGGHRCMASLFFVTGSPLARARRDALLAHARALLEAGPLRDSAGATSPHAEVVVLRVLAPVVEPAMQLLRQVWQAWRGELWQLPGATPRIWAT, from the coding sequence ATGCCCTGGCACGCCCGTCTCCATCTCGCCTACACACAAGAAGCCGCCCGCACCGTCGCCCGCTTTCGCCATGACGGTCCGCTGCGTATCCTGCAGAGCCTCTACCCCGAAGGCGACACCGTCTGCCACAACGTGCTGGTGCATCCGCCGGGCGGGCTGGTGGGCGGCGACACGCTCGACATCGACATCGAGGCCGCAGGCGGCAGCCACGGCCTGATCACCACGCCGGGCGCCTCGCGCTTTTATCGTTCCGAAGGCGAGCTGGCGCTGCAGCGCACGCGCATCCGCCTGGCGGCCGGCGCGCGGCTCGAGTGGCTGCCGCTCGAAGCCATCTGCTACAGCGGCTGCCGGGCCGAGAACCGCCTGAACATCGAAGTGGCGCCCGGCGCCGAGCTGATCGGCTGGGACGTCAGCGCGCTCGGCCTGCCCAACGCCAGCCAGCCCTTCGAGCGCGGCACCTACCTGCAGCACATCGAAGTGCCGGGCGTGTGGCTGGAGCGCGGGCGCATCGACGCGGCCGACCACCGGCTGCTGCAGAGCCCGCTGGGCCTGGGCGGCCATCGCTGCATGGCGTCGCTGTTCTTCGTGACCGGTTCGCCGCTGGCGCGCGCGCGTCGCGACGCGCTGCTGGCGCACGCACGCGCCTTGCTCGAAGCCGGCCCGCTGCGTGACAGCGCGGGCGCCACCAGCCCGCATGCCGAAGTGGTCGTGCTGCGCGTGCTGGCGCCCGTGGTCGAGCCCGCAATGCAGCTGCTGCGCCAGGTGTGGCAGGCATGGCGCGGCGAGCTGTGGCAGTTGCCGGGCGCCACGCCGCGGATCTGGGCGACCTGA
- a CDS encoding nucleoside deaminase, whose protein sequence is MNFLSSNNNTTYPAETTLDERDGRYLRKAIVWSHAARRRGNRPFGSVIVSAAGEVLAEAGNSNIETGDCTAHAEVNALRALAGRNISREELAGATLYASGEPCVMCAGAIFWSNIGRVVFGIDAERLRVFRGERQDQRDAELSCRDVFRASPHPIECIGPALIDEATAAHDGAWK, encoded by the coding sequence ATGAACTTCCTCAGCAGCAACAACAACACCACCTATCCCGCCGAAACCACGCTCGACGAGCGCGACGGCCGTTACCTGCGCAAGGCCATCGTGTGGTCGCACGCGGCGCGCCGACGGGGCAACCGGCCGTTCGGTTCGGTCATCGTCTCGGCGGCCGGCGAAGTGCTGGCCGAAGCCGGCAACAGCAACATCGAGACCGGCGACTGCACCGCCCATGCCGAGGTCAACGCACTGCGCGCGCTGGCCGGGCGCAACATCTCGCGCGAAGAGCTGGCGGGCGCCACGCTCTATGCCTCGGGCGAGCCCTGCGTGATGTGCGCGGGCGCGATCTTCTGGTCGAACATCGGCCGCGTGGTGTTCGGCATCGATGCCGAACGCCTGCGCGTGTTCCGTGGCGAGCGGCAGGACCAGCGCGACGCCGAGCTGTCGTGCCGCGACGTGTTCCGCGCCTCGCCGCATCCCATCGAATGCATCGGCCCTGCGCTCATCGATGAAGCCACCGCCGCCCACGACGGCGCCTGGAAATAA
- a CDS encoding ABC transporter substrate-binding protein — protein sequence MQRRFFLAAGTAALAPIAAPSVFAQGGGGKLTPLKFTLDFRINGQTAPFFLALARGYYKDEGLDVSIDTGAGSVASITRIASGVYQLGLGDISSLVEFNAQNPGTPMVQAVYQYYNRAPFVIIGRKDRGVTADFKSLAGKKVAAAAVESTRRAWPMVARKQGMRADAFQWQTTDFSARDNVMVRGDVDAATYFHDSAVSLFARMKPEELSVLKYADAGVNLYGNAILASSNLVAQNPKVVAAFLRASNRAIVETFANPGPSIAAMRQREPILDEKIELERWGITAQYVGAGDTRGHGLGDIKKLTLEQQVDEVADVFGLKIKPASDAIFNTSMLPSRSERSLPKA from the coding sequence ATGCAACGCCGATTCTTTCTCGCGGCCGGCACTGCCGCCCTTGCCCCCATCGCCGCGCCGTCCGTGTTCGCCCAGGGCGGAGGCGGCAAGCTCACGCCGCTCAAGTTCACGCTCGACTTTCGCATCAACGGGCAGACCGCACCCTTCTTCCTTGCGCTGGCCAGGGGCTACTACAAAGACGAAGGTCTCGACGTGAGCATCGATACCGGCGCGGGCTCGGTCGCCTCCATCACGCGCATTGCCAGCGGTGTTTACCAGCTGGGGCTGGGCGACATCAGCTCGCTGGTCGAGTTCAACGCGCAGAACCCGGGCACACCGATGGTGCAGGCCGTGTACCAGTACTACAACCGTGCACCATTCGTGATCATCGGCCGCAAGGACCGCGGCGTCACCGCCGACTTCAAAAGCCTCGCGGGCAAGAAAGTGGCTGCCGCAGCCGTCGAATCGACCCGGCGCGCCTGGCCGATGGTGGCGCGCAAGCAGGGCATGCGCGCCGATGCCTTCCAGTGGCAGACCACCGACTTCAGCGCGCGCGACAACGTGATGGTGCGCGGCGACGTCGATGCCGCCACCTACTTCCACGACTCGGCCGTGTCGCTGTTCGCGCGCATGAAGCCCGAAGAACTGTCGGTGCTCAAGTACGCGGACGCCGGCGTCAACCTGTACGGCAACGCGATCCTCGCGAGCAGCAACCTCGTCGCGCAGAACCCGAAGGTGGTGGCCGCTTTCCTGCGCGCGAGCAACCGCGCCATCGTCGAGACCTTTGCCAACCCGGGGCCGAGCATCGCGGCCATGCGCCAGCGCGAACCCATCCTCGACGAGAAGATCGAACTGGAGCGCTGGGGCATCACGGCGCAGTACGTGGGCGCGGGGGACACGCGCGGCCACGGCCTTGGCGATATAAAGAAACTCACGCTCGAGCAGCAGGTCGACGAAGTGGCCGATGTCTTCGGCCTCAAGATCAAGCCTGCGTCCGACGCCATCTTCAACACTTCAATGCTCCCATCGCGCAGCGAACGCTCCCTCCCCAAGGCATGA
- a CDS encoding aromatic ring-hydroxylating oxygenase subunit alpha, whose translation MLVTQQPVFRKFWHAVMPLTELAHGPKPFRLLGEDIVLFIDADGQPAALRDRCCHRTAKLSKGWCVDGEGQACGTGAIQCGYHGWTYDRSGQVVRIPQYDADRKISPEYRTTAYHCAARYGYAWVALEDPIADIPAIPEFDDPGYRTIFQFYEEWQTSPMRALENSFDNSHFSFVHRATFGVAASPKPSKYELVENESGFYAETVIEATNPVKFHAISGVTDPITTRHMRNAYFLPFSRRLDIEYPSGVRHIIINCFTPIDDGRMQLCQWLFRNDTEADCAAQMLIDFDEAVTREDKDILESTDPDALVDTRRRGVEYSMESDKPGMLIRKHLMQLLAKHGEAEVYRGMNAAVIPIAKAA comes from the coding sequence ATGCTCGTCACCCAACAACCCGTCTTCCGCAAGTTCTGGCATGCCGTCATGCCGCTGACCGAACTGGCCCACGGCCCGAAGCCTTTCAGGCTGCTGGGCGAAGACATCGTTCTCTTCATCGATGCCGACGGCCAGCCGGCCGCGCTGCGCGACCGCTGCTGCCACCGCACCGCGAAGCTGTCCAAGGGCTGGTGCGTGGACGGCGAAGGCCAGGCCTGCGGTACCGGCGCTATCCAGTGCGGCTACCACGGCTGGACCTACGACCGCAGCGGCCAGGTGGTGCGTATTCCGCAGTACGACGCCGACCGCAAGATCTCGCCCGAATACCGCACCACGGCTTATCACTGCGCCGCGCGCTATGGCTATGCCTGGGTGGCGCTGGAAGATCCGATCGCCGACATTCCGGCGATTCCCGAATTCGACGACCCGGGCTATCGCACCATCTTCCAGTTCTACGAGGAGTGGCAGACCAGCCCGATGCGCGCGCTGGAAAACTCCTTCGACAACTCGCACTTCAGCTTCGTGCACCGCGCCACCTTCGGCGTGGCCGCGAGCCCGAAGCCGAGCAAGTACGAGCTGGTGGAAAACGAATCGGGCTTCTACGCCGAGACGGTGATCGAGGCCACGAACCCGGTGAAGTTTCACGCGATCAGCGGCGTGACCGACCCGATCACCACGCGCCACATGCGCAACGCCTACTTCCTGCCGTTCTCGCGCCGGCTCGACATCGAGTACCCGAGCGGCGTGCGCCACATCATCATCAACTGCTTCACGCCCATCGACGACGGGCGCATGCAGCTGTGCCAATGGCTGTTCCGCAACGACACCGAGGCCGATTGCGCGGCGCAGATGCTGATCGACTTTGACGAGGCGGTGACGCGGGAAGACAAGGACATTCTCGAATCGACCGATCCCGATGCGCTGGTCGATACGCGTCGGCGTGGCGTGGAGTATTCGATGGAGTCGGACAAGCCGGGCATGCTGATCCGCAAGCACCTGATGCAACTGCTGGCGAAGCACGGTGAAGCGGAGGTATACCGCGGCATGAACGCCGCGGTGATTCCGATCGCGAAGGCGGCCTGA
- a CDS encoding D-amino acid dehydrogenase — translation MKVIVLGGGVIGTTTAYYLARSGAEVTLLDRQDGPAEETSFGNAGQVSPGYSTPWAAPGIPLKAIKWMFKKHAPLSIRPDGTLFQLRWMAAMLRNCSPEAYAVNKERMMRVAEYSRGCLQQLRADTGLQYEQRTGGTLQLFRTQAQLDAVQRDIAVLEECGVPYELLDRDALASVEPALAGARDRLTGGLRLPNDETGDCHLFTRGLAEIARGLGVDFRFGQTIAGLETDGSRITGVRTTTGKILTADRYVMAFGSYSRAAIASLGLDIPVYPVKGYSLTVPLLDESLAPQSTVLDETYKVAVTRFDNRIRVGGMAELGGFDLRLNPARRATLEKVVTDLFPGGDVPRATFWTGLRPMTPDSTPIVGGTRYANLFLNTGHGTLGWTMACGSGKLISDMVMGQRPEIRTDGLAMDRYEQGPSRASRPSPATAHA, via the coding sequence ATGAAAGTCATCGTTCTCGGCGGCGGCGTGATCGGCACCACCACGGCTTACTACCTCGCACGCTCCGGCGCCGAGGTCACCCTGCTCGACCGGCAGGACGGCCCGGCCGAGGAAACCAGCTTCGGCAACGCGGGCCAGGTGTCGCCCGGCTACTCCACGCCGTGGGCCGCGCCGGGCATTCCGCTGAAGGCCATCAAGTGGATGTTCAAGAAGCATGCGCCCCTGTCGATCCGCCCCGACGGCACGTTGTTCCAGCTGCGCTGGATGGCCGCCATGCTGCGCAACTGCTCGCCCGAGGCGTATGCGGTGAACAAGGAACGCATGATGCGCGTGGCCGAATACAGCCGCGGTTGCCTGCAGCAACTGCGCGCCGATACCGGTCTGCAATATGAGCAGCGCACAGGGGGCACCTTGCAGCTGTTCCGCACCCAGGCCCAGCTCGACGCGGTGCAGCGCGACATCGCGGTACTCGAAGAGTGCGGCGTGCCTTATGAGCTGCTGGACCGCGACGCCCTCGCGAGTGTCGAGCCCGCGCTGGCCGGCGCGCGCGACCGCCTCACCGGCGGCCTGCGTCTGCCCAACGACGAAACCGGCGACTGCCACCTGTTCACCCGCGGCCTCGCCGAAATCGCGCGCGGCCTGGGCGTGGACTTCCGCTTCGGCCAGACCATCGCCGGCCTGGAAACCGACGGCAGCCGCATCACCGGCGTGCGCACCACCACCGGCAAGATCCTCACGGCCGACCGCTACGTGATGGCCTTCGGCAGCTACTCGCGCGCCGCCATCGCCTCGCTGGGCCTGGACATTCCGGTGTACCCGGTCAAGGGCTATTCGCTGACGGTGCCGCTGCTGGACGAGTCGCTCGCGCCGCAGTCGACCGTGCTCGACGAGACCTACAAGGTGGCCGTCACCCGCTTCGACAACCGCATCCGCGTGGGCGGCATGGCCGAGTTGGGCGGCTTCGACCTGCGCCTGAACCCGGCCCGCCGCGCCACGCTCGAGAAGGTCGTGACCGACCTGTTCCCGGGCGGCGACGTGCCGCGCGCCACCTTCTGGACGGGCCTGCGCCCGATGACGCCCGACAGCACGCCGATCGTGGGCGGCACGCGCTATGCCAACCTGTTCCTCAACACCGGCCACGGCACGCTGGGCTGGACCATGGCCTGCGGCTCGGGCAAGCTCATCTCCGACATGGTGATGGGCCAGCGCCCCGAGATCCGCACCGACGGCCTCGCGATGGACCGCTACGAGCAGGGCCCGTCGCGCGCCTCGCGCCCGAGCCCCGCCACCGCACACGCCTGA
- a CDS encoding winged helix-turn-helix transcriptional regulator encodes MPELDRIDRRILDVLQRQGRISMTELAEHIGLSASPCAERVKRMERDGVITGYHARVSPEALGKTLLVFVEIKLSAKSGDVFDKVKQELLHMPEVLECHLVSGSFDYLVKARLSGMSEYRHLLGDILKKLPVAAESHSYVVMEEIKETLTLAVDR; translated from the coding sequence ATGCCCGAACTCGACCGAATCGACCGCCGAATCCTCGATGTCCTGCAGCGCCAGGGCCGTATTTCCATGACCGAACTGGCCGAGCACATCGGCCTGTCGGCGTCGCCTTGCGCGGAGCGCGTGAAGCGCATGGAGCGCGACGGCGTCATCACCGGCTACCACGCACGGGTGTCGCCGGAGGCGCTGGGCAAGACGCTGCTGGTGTTCGTCGAGATCAAGCTGTCGGCCAAGTCCGGCGACGTGTTCGACAAGGTCAAGCAGGAGCTGCTGCACATGCCCGAGGTGCTCGAATGCCACCTGGTGTCGGGCAGCTTCGACTATCTGGTGAAGGCGCGCCTGAGCGGCATGAGCGAATACCGCCACCTGCTGGGCGACATCCTCAAGAAGCTGCCGGTGGCGGCCGAGTCGCACAGCTACGTGGTGATGGAGGAAATCAAGGAAACGCTGACGCTGGCGGTGGACCGATGA
- a CDS encoding GNAT family N-acetyltransferase, translated as MSTNRDVPDIVIRPWRLDDFDVVKAILDDTFASTWLPQLTPEAARTYRESGEPVGYIDEMGPAFFVAEIDGEVVGMVHWEHDFVHALHVPAAQQRRGIARALMAFAEDGMRAGGVALARLETDTFNTQSQGFYLALGYREADRYPDLEWHSGFTTILYVKPLSS; from the coding sequence ATGAGCACGAACCGCGACGTTCCCGACATCGTCATCCGGCCCTGGCGGCTGGACGACTTCGACGTCGTCAAGGCCATCCTCGACGACACCTTCGCGAGCACCTGGCTGCCGCAGCTCACGCCCGAGGCCGCGCGCACCTACCGCGAGAGCGGCGAACCGGTGGGCTACATCGACGAAATGGGCCCGGCCTTCTTCGTCGCCGAGATCGACGGCGAGGTGGTCGGCATGGTCCATTGGGAGCACGACTTCGTGCATGCGCTGCATGTGCCGGCCGCCCAGCAGCGCCGCGGCATCGCACGCGCGCTGATGGCCTTCGCGGAAGACGGCATGCGCGCCGGCGGCGTGGCGCTCGCGCGGCTGGAGACCGACACCTTCAACACGCAGAGCCAGGGCTTCTACCTCGCACTCGGCTACCGCGAGGCCGACCGTTACCCCGATCTCGAATGGCACAGCGGCTTCACGACCATCCTGTACGTGAAGCCGCTCTCCTCCTGA
- a CDS encoding OsmC family protein, which yields MTISIRRDGTTGTRHILKIRNHEIPVDASPAGGGSDAGPEPHDLYDASLAACKALTVLIYARRKGIPVEDIEVVVDRDDSEERKGVYRLKSGLRVSGDLSEAQRDELLRVAGKCPVHKLMTEVKTEIETGWAD from the coding sequence ATGACGATCTCGATCCGCCGCGACGGCACCACCGGCACGCGCCACATCCTCAAGATCCGCAACCACGAGATCCCGGTCGATGCCTCGCCGGCCGGCGGCGGCAGCGACGCCGGCCCCGAGCCGCACGATCTGTACGACGCATCGCTGGCGGCCTGCAAGGCGCTCACGGTGCTGATCTATGCGCGCCGCAAGGGCATTCCGGTGGAAGACATCGAGGTGGTGGTCGATCGTGACGACAGCGAAGAGCGCAAGGGCGTCTACCGCCTGAAGTCCGGCCTGCGCGTGAGCGGCGACCTGAGCGAGGCGCAGCGCGACGAACTGCTGCGCGTGGCGGGCAAGTGCCCGGTGCACAAGCTCATGACCGAGGTGAAGACCGAGATCGAGACCGGCTGGGCCGACTGA
- a CDS encoding serine hydrolase domain-containing protein: MPLLKISSAVLLATAVSWGLAQAQPVCAPSPVYMGPPMRSAPDTIWQKDFTRSIDGALPPELQASLGAALDKMLQHVPAASVAVAIPGEGTWSATRGLARKEPPQPVTTAQPFQVASTAKTLTAAVVLQLVEERKLKLGDTVERWFPDAPNAALITIEQLLRHTSGLVSFNALPTFGTAYRTPAEIIALGTAQKPQFCPGTSWSYTNTGYAMLGVIVEKVEGAPLADVLAKRLIRPLSLTHTVMRKPGVELPVATGHAAGRPVDAPDQYATPYAAGALASTAGDMVRFWHALLAGQVLPEAAVHRMFTGMPAMLGPYAGSNSFYGMGVQLYDVPDGPGLMLGHSGGIEGFTSVVAYVPADDVYIAVSFNEKNVPAEAGLWALLRALRAYRVLN, encoded by the coding sequence ATGCCGTTGCTGAAGATTTCATCCGCCGTGCTGCTTGCCACGGCGGTGTCGTGGGGCCTTGCCCAGGCGCAACCGGTGTGCGCGCCCTCGCCCGTCTACATGGGGCCGCCGATGCGTTCGGCGCCCGACACGATCTGGCAAAAGGATTTCACGCGCTCCATCGACGGGGCGCTTCCGCCCGAACTGCAGGCATCGCTCGGCGCTGCGCTCGACAAGATGCTGCAGCACGTGCCCGCCGCCAGCGTGGCTGTGGCGATACCGGGCGAAGGTACCTGGTCGGCCACGCGTGGGCTGGCGCGCAAGGAGCCGCCGCAACCCGTCACGACCGCGCAGCCCTTCCAGGTCGCGAGCACCGCCAAGACGCTCACGGCCGCGGTCGTGCTGCAGCTGGTGGAAGAACGCAAGCTCAAGCTCGGCGACACCGTCGAGCGCTGGTTTCCCGATGCGCCGAATGCAGCGCTCATCACCATCGAGCAACTGCTGCGCCACACCAGCGGCCTCGTGAGCTTCAACGCCCTGCCCACGTTCGGCACGGCCTACAGGACGCCGGCTGAGATCATCGCGCTCGGCACCGCGCAGAAGCCGCAGTTCTGCCCCGGCACCAGCTGGAGCTATACCAACACCGGCTACGCGATGCTCGGCGTGATCGTCGAGAAGGTCGAAGGCGCGCCGCTTGCGGACGTGCTCGCGAAGCGGCTCATCCGGCCGCTGTCGCTCACGCACACGGTCATGCGCAAGCCGGGCGTCGAGCTGCCGGTGGCAACAGGGCATGCGGCGGGCCGGCCGGTCGATGCGCCCGACCAGTACGCCACGCCTTATGCGGCCGGCGCGCTGGCCTCGACGGCCGGCGACATGGTGCGCTTCTGGCATGCACTGCTGGCCGGTCAGGTACTGCCCGAGGCGGCCGTGCACCGCATGTTCACGGGCATGCCAGCCATGCTCGGCCCCTATGCGGGGAGCAATTCTTTCTACGGCATGGGCGTACAGCTGTACGACGTGCCCGACGGCCCCGGCCTGATGCTGGGCCACAGCGGCGGCATCGAGGGCTTCACCAGCGTCGTCGCGTATGTGCCGGCGGACGATGTGTACATCGCCGTGTCGTTCAACGAGAAAAACGTGCCGGCCGAAGCCGGCCTGTGGGCACTGCTGCGCGCGCTGCGGGCGTACCGCGTGCTGAACTGA
- a CDS encoding winged helix-turn-helix transcriptional regulator: protein MKSKKPYNCGIGPAFDVIGGKWKAVILWELNAQSFRFGELKRQLPDISEKMLIQQLRELEADGIVHREVFHEVPPRVEYSATKLGVTLNEALGPLADWGDRNAKRVQTARAKAEAAK from the coding sequence ATGAAGTCAAAGAAACCCTACAACTGCGGCATCGGGCCGGCATTCGACGTCATCGGCGGCAAATGGAAGGCCGTCATCCTCTGGGAACTGAACGCCCAATCCTTCCGCTTCGGCGAACTCAAGCGGCAGTTGCCCGACATCAGCGAAAAGATGCTGATCCAGCAGCTGCGCGAACTCGAAGCCGACGGCATCGTCCACCGCGAGGTGTTCCATGAAGTGCCGCCGCGCGTGGAATACTCCGCGACCAAGCTGGGCGTCACGCTCAACGAGGCACTGGGCCCGCTGGCCGACTGGGGCGACCGCAACGCCAAGCGCGTGCAGACCGCGCGCGCCAAGGCGGAGGCGGCGAAGTAG